A single region of the Pan troglodytes isolate AG18354 chromosome 18, NHGRI_mPanTro3-v2.0_pri, whole genome shotgun sequence genome encodes:
- the CIITA gene encoding MHC class II transactivator isoform X23: MRCLAPRPAGSYLSEPQGSSQCATMELGPLEGGYLELLNSDADPVCLYHFYDQMDLAGEEEIELYSEPDTDTINCDQFSRLLCDMEGDEETREAYANIAELDQYVFQDSQLEGLSKDIFKHIGPDEVIGESMEMPAEVGQKSQKRPFPEELPADLKHWKPAEPPTVVTGSLLVGPVSDCSTLPCLPLPALFNQEPASGQMRLEKTDQIPMPSSSSSLSCLNLPEGPIQFVPTISTLPHGLWQISEAGTGVSSIFIYHGEVPQASQVPPPSGFTVHGLPTSPDRPGSTSPFAPSATDLPSMPEPALTSRANMTEPVEQFYRSLQDTYCAEPAGPDGILVEVDLVQARLERSSSKSLERELATPDWAERQLAQGGLAEVLLAAKEHRRPRETRVIAVLGKPGQGKSYWAGAVSRAWACGRLPQYDFVFSVPCHCLNRPGDAYGLQDLLFSLGPQPLVAADEVFSHILKRPDRVLLILDAFEELEAQDGFLHSTCGPAPAEPCSLRGLLAGLFQKKLLRGCTLLLTARPRGRLVQSLSKADALFELSGFSMEQAQAYVMRYFESSGMTEHQDRALTLLRDRPLLLSHSHSPTLCRAVCQLSEALLELGEDAKLPSTLTGLYVGLLGRAALNSPPGALAELAKLAWELGRRHQSTLQQDQFPSADVRTWAMAKGLVQHPPGAAESELAFPSFLLQCFLGALWLALSGEIKDKELPQYLALTPRKKRPYDNWLEGVPRFLAGLIFQPRARCLGALVGPSAAALADRKQKVLARYLKRLQPGTLRARQLLELLHCAHEAEEAGIWQHVVQELPGRLSFLGTRLTPPDAHVLGKALEAAGQDFSLDLRSTGICPSGLGSLVGLSCVTRFRAALSDTVALWESLRQHGETKLLQAAEEKFTIEPFKAKSLKDVEDLGKLVQTQRTRSSSEDTAGELPAVRDLKKLEFALGPVSGPQAFPKLVRILTAFSSLQHLDLDALSENKIGDEGVSQLSATFPQLKSLETLNLSQNNITDLGAYKLAEALPSLAASLLRLSLYNNCICDVGAESLARVLPDMVSLRVMDVQYNKFTAAGAQQLAASLRRCPHVETLAMWTPTIPFSVQEHLQQQDSRISLR; encoded by the exons CGGAACTGGACCAGTATGTCTTCCAGGACTCCCAGCTGGAGGGCCTGAGCAAAGACATTTTCA AGCACATAGGACCAGATGAAGTGATCGGTGAGAGTATGGAGATGCCAGCAGAAGTTGGGCAGAAAAGTCAGAAAAGAC ccttcccAGAGGAGCTTCCGGCAGACCTGAAGCACTGGAAGCCAG CTGAACCCCCCACTGTGGTGACTGGCAGTCTCCTAGTGGGACCAGTGAGCGACTGCTccaccctgccctgcctgccaCTGCCTGCGCTGTTCAACCAGGAGCCAGCCTCCGGCCAGATGCGCCTGGAGAAAACCGACCAGATTCCCA TGCCTTCCTCCAGTTCCTCGTTGAGCTGCCTGAATCTCCCTGAGGGACCCATCCAGTTTGTCCCCACCATCTCCACTCTGCCCCATGGGCTCTGGCAAATCTCTGAGGCTGGAACAGGGGTCTCCAGTATATTCATCTACCATG GTGAGGTGCCCCAGGCCAGCCAAGTACCCCCTCCCAGTGGATTCACTGTCCATGGCCTCCCAACATCTCCAGACCGGCCAGGCTCCACCAGCCCCTTCGCTCCATCAGCCACTGACCTGCCCAGCATGCCTGAACCTGCCCTGACTTCCCGAGCAAACATGACAG AGCCGGTGGAGCAGTTCTACCGCTCACTGCAGGACACGTATTGTGCCGAGCCCGCAGGCCCCGATGGCATCCTAGTGGAGGTGGATCTGGTGCAGGCCAGGCTGGAGAGGAGCAGCAGCAAGAGCCTGGAGCGGGAACTGGCCACCCCGGACTGGGCAGAACGGCAGCTGGCCCAAGGAGGCCTGGCTGAGGTGCTGTTGGCTGCCAAGGAGCACCGGCGGCCGCGTGAGACACGAGTGATTGCTGTGCTGGGCAAACCTGGTCAGGGCAAGAGCTATTGGGCTGGGGCAGTGAGCCGGGCCTGGGCTTGTGGCCGGCTTCCCCAGTACGACTTTGTCTTCTCTGTCCCCTGCCATTGCTTGAACCGTCCGGGGGATGCCTATGGCCTGCAGGATCTGCTCTTCTCCCTGGGCCCACAGCCACTCGTGGCGGCCGATGAGGTTTTCAGCCACATCTTGAAGAGACCTGACCGCGTTCTGCTCATCCTAGACGCCTTCGAGGAGCTGGAAGCGCAAGATGGCTTCCTGCACAGCACGTGCGGACCGGCACCGGCGGAGCCCTGCTCCCTCCGGGGGCTGCTGGCCGGCCTTTTCCAGAAGAAGCTGCTCCGAGGTTGCACCCTCCTCCTCACAGCCCGGCCCCGGGGCCGCCTGGTCCAGAGCCTGAGCAAGGCCGACGCCCTATTTGAGCTGTCCGGCTTCTCCATGGAGCAGGCCCAGGCCTACGTGATGCGCTACTTTGAGAGCTCAGGGATGACAGAGCACCAAGACAGAGCCCTGACGCTCCTCCGGGACCGGCCACTTCTTCTCAGTCACAGCCACAGCCCTACTTTGTGCCGGGCAGTGTGCCAGCTCTCAGAGGCCCTGCTGGAGCTTGGGGAGGACGCCAAGCTTCCCTCCACGCTCACGGGACTCTATGTCGGCCTGCTGGGCCGTGCAGCCCTCAACAGCCCCCCCGGGGCCCTGGCAGAGCTGGCCAAGCTGGCCTGGGAGCTGGGCCGCAGACATCAAAGTACCCTACAGCAGGACCAGTTCCCATCCGCAGACGTGAGGACCTGGGCGATGGCCAAAGGCTTAGTCCAACACCCACCGGGGGCCGCAGAGTCCGAGCTGGCCTTCCCCAGCTTCCTCCTGCAATGCTTCCTGGGGGCCCTGTGGCTGGCTCTGAGTGGCGAAATCAAGGACAAGGAGCTCCCGCAGTACCTAGCATTGACCCCAAGGAAGAAGAGACCCTATGACAACTGGCTGGAGGGCGTGCCACGCTTTCTGGCTGGGCTGATCTTCCAGCCTCGCGCCCGCTGCCTGGGAGCCCTAGTCGGGCCATCGGCGGCTGCCTTGGCGGACAGGAAGCAGAAGGTGCTTGCGAGGTACCTGAAGCGGCTGCAGCCGGGGACACTGCGGGCGCGGCAGCTGCTGGAACTGCTGCACTGCGCCCACGAGGCCGAGGAGGCTGGAATTTGGCAGCACGTGGTACAGGAGCTCCCCGGCCGCCTCTCTTTTCTGGGCACCCGTCTCACGCCTCCTGATGCACATGTACTGGGCAAGGCCTTGGAGGCGGCGGGCCAAGACTTCTCCCTGGACCTCCGCAGCACTGGCATTTGCCCCTCTGGATTGGGGAGCCTCGTGGGACTCAGCTGTGTCACCCGTTTCAG GGCTGCCTTGAGTGACACAGTGGCGCTGTGGGAGTCCCTGCGGCAGCATGGGGAGACCAAGCTACTTCAGGCAGCAGAGGAGAAGTTCACCATCGAGCCTTTCAAAGCCAAGTCCCTGAAGGATGTGGAAGACCTGGGAAAGCTTGTGCAGACTCAGAG GACGAGAAGTTCCTCGGAAGACACAGCTGGGGAGCTCCCTGCTGTTCGGGACCTAAAGAAACTGGAGTTTGC GCTGGGCCCTGTCTCAGGCCCCCAGGCTTTCCCCAAACTGGTGCGGATCCTCACGGCCTTTTCCTCCCTGCAGCATCTGGA CCTGGATGCACTGAGTGAGAACAAGATCGGGGACGAGGGTGTCTCACAGCTCTCAGCCACCTTCCCCCAGCTGAAGTCCTTGGAAACCCTCAA TCTGTCCCAGAACAACATCACTGACCTGGGTGCCTACAAACTCGCCGAGGCCCTGCCTTCACTCGCTGCATCCCTGCTCAGGCTAAG CTTGTACAATAACTGCATCTGCGACGTGGGAGCCGAGAGCTTGGCTCGTGTGCTTCCAGACATGGTGTCCCTCCGGGTGATGGA CGTCCAGTACAACAAGTTCACGGCTGCCGGAGCCCAGCAGCTCGCTGCCAGCCTTCGGAGGTGTCCTCATGTGGAGACGCTGGC GATGTGGACGCCCACCATCCCATTCAGTGTCCAGGAACACCTGCAACAACAGGATTCACGGATCAGCCTGAGATGA
- the CIITA gene encoding MHC class II transactivator isoform X12, with protein sequence MTSGRAATDLPRPQSWREGEATSSARGSPGNSGSSQCATMELGPLEGGYLELLNSDADPVCLYHFYDQMDLAGEEEIELYSEPDTDTINCDQFSRLLCDMEGDEETREAYANIAELDQYVFQDSQLEGLSKDIFKHIGPDEVIGESMEMPAEVGQKSQKRPFPEELPADLKHWKPAEPPTVVTGSLLVGPVSDCSTLPCLPLPALFNQEPASGQMRLEKTDQIPMPSSSSSLSCLNLPEGPIQFVPTISTLPHGLWQISEAGTGVSSIFIYHGEVPQASQVPPPSGFTVHGLPTSPDRPGSTSPFAPSATDLPSMPEPALTSRANMTEHKTSPTQCQAAGEVSNKLPKWPEPVEQFYRSLQDTYCAEPAGPDGILVEVDLVQARLERSSSKSLERELATPDWAERQLAQGGLAEVLLAAKEHRRPRETRVIAVLGKPGQGKSYWAGAVSRAWACGRLPQYDFVFSVPCHCLNRPGDAYGLQDLLFSLGPQPLVAADEVFSHILKRPDRVLLILDAFEELEAQDGFLHSTCGPAPAEPCSLRGLLAGLFQKKLLRGCTLLLTARPRGRLVQSLSKADALFELSGFSMEQAQAYVMRYFESSGMTEHQDRALTLLRDRPLLLSHSHSPTLCRAVCQLSEALLELGEDAKLPSTLTGLYVGLLGRAALNSPPGALAELAKLAWELGRRHQSTLQQDQFPSADVRTWAMAKGLVQHPPGAAESELAFPSFLLQCFLGALWLALSGEIKDKELPQYLALTPRKKRPYDNWLEGVPRFLAGLIFQPRARCLGALVGPSAAALADRKQKVLARYLKRLQPGTLRARQLLELLHCAHEAEEAGIWQHVVQELPGRLSFLGTRLTPPDAHVLGKALEAAGQDFSLDLRSTGICPSGLGSLVGLSCVTRFRAALSDTVALWESLRQHGETKLLQAAEEKFTIEPFKAKSLKDVEDLGKLVQTQRTRSSSEDTAGELPAVRDLKKLEFALGPVSGPQAFPKLVRILTAFSSLQHLDLDALSENKIGDEGVSQLSATFPQLKSLETLNLSQNNITDLGAYKLAEALPSLAASLLRLSLYNNCICDVGAESLARVLPDMVSLRVMDVQYNKFTAAGAQQLAASLRRCPHVETLAMWTPTIPFSVQEHLQQQDSRISLR encoded by the exons CGGAACTGGACCAGTATGTCTTCCAGGACTCCCAGCTGGAGGGCCTGAGCAAAGACATTTTCA AGCACATAGGACCAGATGAAGTGATCGGTGAGAGTATGGAGATGCCAGCAGAAGTTGGGCAGAAAAGTCAGAAAAGAC ccttcccAGAGGAGCTTCCGGCAGACCTGAAGCACTGGAAGCCAG CTGAACCCCCCACTGTGGTGACTGGCAGTCTCCTAGTGGGACCAGTGAGCGACTGCTccaccctgccctgcctgccaCTGCCTGCGCTGTTCAACCAGGAGCCAGCCTCCGGCCAGATGCGCCTGGAGAAAACCGACCAGATTCCCA TGCCTTCCTCCAGTTCCTCGTTGAGCTGCCTGAATCTCCCTGAGGGACCCATCCAGTTTGTCCCCACCATCTCCACTCTGCCCCATGGGCTCTGGCAAATCTCTGAGGCTGGAACAGGGGTCTCCAGTATATTCATCTACCATG GTGAGGTGCCCCAGGCCAGCCAAGTACCCCCTCCCAGTGGATTCACTGTCCATGGCCTCCCAACATCTCCAGACCGGCCAGGCTCCACCAGCCCCTTCGCTCCATCAGCCACTGACCTGCCCAGCATGCCTGAACCTGCCCTGACTTCCCGAGCAAACATGACAG AGCACAAGACGTCCCCCACCCAATGCCAGGCAGCTGGAGAGGTCTCCAACAAGCTTCCAAAATGGCCTG AGCCGGTGGAGCAGTTCTACCGCTCACTGCAGGACACGTATTGTGCCGAGCCCGCAGGCCCCGATGGCATCCTAGTGGAGGTGGATCTGGTGCAGGCCAGGCTGGAGAGGAGCAGCAGCAAGAGCCTGGAGCGGGAACTGGCCACCCCGGACTGGGCAGAACGGCAGCTGGCCCAAGGAGGCCTGGCTGAGGTGCTGTTGGCTGCCAAGGAGCACCGGCGGCCGCGTGAGACACGAGTGATTGCTGTGCTGGGCAAACCTGGTCAGGGCAAGAGCTATTGGGCTGGGGCAGTGAGCCGGGCCTGGGCTTGTGGCCGGCTTCCCCAGTACGACTTTGTCTTCTCTGTCCCCTGCCATTGCTTGAACCGTCCGGGGGATGCCTATGGCCTGCAGGATCTGCTCTTCTCCCTGGGCCCACAGCCACTCGTGGCGGCCGATGAGGTTTTCAGCCACATCTTGAAGAGACCTGACCGCGTTCTGCTCATCCTAGACGCCTTCGAGGAGCTGGAAGCGCAAGATGGCTTCCTGCACAGCACGTGCGGACCGGCACCGGCGGAGCCCTGCTCCCTCCGGGGGCTGCTGGCCGGCCTTTTCCAGAAGAAGCTGCTCCGAGGTTGCACCCTCCTCCTCACAGCCCGGCCCCGGGGCCGCCTGGTCCAGAGCCTGAGCAAGGCCGACGCCCTATTTGAGCTGTCCGGCTTCTCCATGGAGCAGGCCCAGGCCTACGTGATGCGCTACTTTGAGAGCTCAGGGATGACAGAGCACCAAGACAGAGCCCTGACGCTCCTCCGGGACCGGCCACTTCTTCTCAGTCACAGCCACAGCCCTACTTTGTGCCGGGCAGTGTGCCAGCTCTCAGAGGCCCTGCTGGAGCTTGGGGAGGACGCCAAGCTTCCCTCCACGCTCACGGGACTCTATGTCGGCCTGCTGGGCCGTGCAGCCCTCAACAGCCCCCCCGGGGCCCTGGCAGAGCTGGCCAAGCTGGCCTGGGAGCTGGGCCGCAGACATCAAAGTACCCTACAGCAGGACCAGTTCCCATCCGCAGACGTGAGGACCTGGGCGATGGCCAAAGGCTTAGTCCAACACCCACCGGGGGCCGCAGAGTCCGAGCTGGCCTTCCCCAGCTTCCTCCTGCAATGCTTCCTGGGGGCCCTGTGGCTGGCTCTGAGTGGCGAAATCAAGGACAAGGAGCTCCCGCAGTACCTAGCATTGACCCCAAGGAAGAAGAGACCCTATGACAACTGGCTGGAGGGCGTGCCACGCTTTCTGGCTGGGCTGATCTTCCAGCCTCGCGCCCGCTGCCTGGGAGCCCTAGTCGGGCCATCGGCGGCTGCCTTGGCGGACAGGAAGCAGAAGGTGCTTGCGAGGTACCTGAAGCGGCTGCAGCCGGGGACACTGCGGGCGCGGCAGCTGCTGGAACTGCTGCACTGCGCCCACGAGGCCGAGGAGGCTGGAATTTGGCAGCACGTGGTACAGGAGCTCCCCGGCCGCCTCTCTTTTCTGGGCACCCGTCTCACGCCTCCTGATGCACATGTACTGGGCAAGGCCTTGGAGGCGGCGGGCCAAGACTTCTCCCTGGACCTCCGCAGCACTGGCATTTGCCCCTCTGGATTGGGGAGCCTCGTGGGACTCAGCTGTGTCACCCGTTTCAG GGCTGCCTTGAGTGACACAGTGGCGCTGTGGGAGTCCCTGCGGCAGCATGGGGAGACCAAGCTACTTCAGGCAGCAGAGGAGAAGTTCACCATCGAGCCTTTCAAAGCCAAGTCCCTGAAGGATGTGGAAGACCTGGGAAAGCTTGTGCAGACTCAGAG GACGAGAAGTTCCTCGGAAGACACAGCTGGGGAGCTCCCTGCTGTTCGGGACCTAAAGAAACTGGAGTTTGC GCTGGGCCCTGTCTCAGGCCCCCAGGCTTTCCCCAAACTGGTGCGGATCCTCACGGCCTTTTCCTCCCTGCAGCATCTGGA CCTGGATGCACTGAGTGAGAACAAGATCGGGGACGAGGGTGTCTCACAGCTCTCAGCCACCTTCCCCCAGCTGAAGTCCTTGGAAACCCTCAA TCTGTCCCAGAACAACATCACTGACCTGGGTGCCTACAAACTCGCCGAGGCCCTGCCTTCACTCGCTGCATCCCTGCTCAGGCTAAG CTTGTACAATAACTGCATCTGCGACGTGGGAGCCGAGAGCTTGGCTCGTGTGCTTCCAGACATGGTGTCCCTCCGGGTGATGGA CGTCCAGTACAACAAGTTCACGGCTGCCGGAGCCCAGCAGCTCGCTGCCAGCCTTCGGAGGTGTCCTCATGTGGAGACGCTGGC GATGTGGACGCCCACCATCCCATTCAGTGTCCAGGAACACCTGCAACAACAGGATTCACGGATCAGCCTGAGATGA
- the CIITA gene encoding MHC class II transactivator isoform X22, producing the protein MRCLAPRPAGSYLSEPQGSSQCATMELGPLEGGYLELLNSDADPVCLYHFYDQMDLAGEEEIELYSEPDTDTINCDQFSRLLCDMEGDEETREAYANIAELDQYVFQDSQLEGLSKDIFIEHIGPDEVIGESMEMPAEVGQKSQKRPFPEELPADLKHWKPAEPPTVVTGSLLVGPVSDCSTLPCLPLPALFNQEPASGQMRLEKTDQIPMPSSSSSLSCLNLPEGPIQFVPTISTLPHGLWQISEAGTGVSSIFIYHGEVPQASQVPPPSGFTVHGLPTSPDRPGSTSPFAPSATDLPSMPEPALTSRANMTEPVEQFYRSLQDTYCAEPAGPDGILVEVDLVQARLERSSSKSLERELATPDWAERQLAQGGLAEVLLAAKEHRRPRETRVIAVLGKPGQGKSYWAGAVSRAWACGRLPQYDFVFSVPCHCLNRPGDAYGLQDLLFSLGPQPLVAADEVFSHILKRPDRVLLILDAFEELEAQDGFLHSTCGPAPAEPCSLRGLLAGLFQKKLLRGCTLLLTARPRGRLVQSLSKADALFELSGFSMEQAQAYVMRYFESSGMTEHQDRALTLLRDRPLLLSHSHSPTLCRAVCQLSEALLELGEDAKLPSTLTGLYVGLLGRAALNSPPGALAELAKLAWELGRRHQSTLQQDQFPSADVRTWAMAKGLVQHPPGAAESELAFPSFLLQCFLGALWLALSGEIKDKELPQYLALTPRKKRPYDNWLEGVPRFLAGLIFQPRARCLGALVGPSAAALADRKQKVLARYLKRLQPGTLRARQLLELLHCAHEAEEAGIWQHVVQELPGRLSFLGTRLTPPDAHVLGKALEAAGQDFSLDLRSTGICPSGLGSLVGLSCVTRFRAALSDTVALWESLRQHGETKLLQAAEEKFTIEPFKAKSLKDVEDLGKLVQTQRTRSSSEDTAGELPAVRDLKKLEFALGPVSGPQAFPKLVRILTAFSSLQHLDLDALSENKIGDEGVSQLSATFPQLKSLETLNLSQNNITDLGAYKLAEALPSLAASLLRLSLYNNCICDVGAESLARVLPDMVSLRVMDVQYNKFTAAGAQQLAASLRRCPHVETLAMWTPTIPFSVQEHLQQQDSRISLR; encoded by the exons CGGAACTGGACCAGTATGTCTTCCAGGACTCCCAGCTGGAGGGCCTGAGCAAAGACATTTTCA TAGAGCACATAGGACCAGATGAAGTGATCGGTGAGAGTATGGAGATGCCAGCAGAAGTTGGGCAGAAAAGTCAGAAAAGAC ccttcccAGAGGAGCTTCCGGCAGACCTGAAGCACTGGAAGCCAG CTGAACCCCCCACTGTGGTGACTGGCAGTCTCCTAGTGGGACCAGTGAGCGACTGCTccaccctgccctgcctgccaCTGCCTGCGCTGTTCAACCAGGAGCCAGCCTCCGGCCAGATGCGCCTGGAGAAAACCGACCAGATTCCCA TGCCTTCCTCCAGTTCCTCGTTGAGCTGCCTGAATCTCCCTGAGGGACCCATCCAGTTTGTCCCCACCATCTCCACTCTGCCCCATGGGCTCTGGCAAATCTCTGAGGCTGGAACAGGGGTCTCCAGTATATTCATCTACCATG GTGAGGTGCCCCAGGCCAGCCAAGTACCCCCTCCCAGTGGATTCACTGTCCATGGCCTCCCAACATCTCCAGACCGGCCAGGCTCCACCAGCCCCTTCGCTCCATCAGCCACTGACCTGCCCAGCATGCCTGAACCTGCCCTGACTTCCCGAGCAAACATGACAG AGCCGGTGGAGCAGTTCTACCGCTCACTGCAGGACACGTATTGTGCCGAGCCCGCAGGCCCCGATGGCATCCTAGTGGAGGTGGATCTGGTGCAGGCCAGGCTGGAGAGGAGCAGCAGCAAGAGCCTGGAGCGGGAACTGGCCACCCCGGACTGGGCAGAACGGCAGCTGGCCCAAGGAGGCCTGGCTGAGGTGCTGTTGGCTGCCAAGGAGCACCGGCGGCCGCGTGAGACACGAGTGATTGCTGTGCTGGGCAAACCTGGTCAGGGCAAGAGCTATTGGGCTGGGGCAGTGAGCCGGGCCTGGGCTTGTGGCCGGCTTCCCCAGTACGACTTTGTCTTCTCTGTCCCCTGCCATTGCTTGAACCGTCCGGGGGATGCCTATGGCCTGCAGGATCTGCTCTTCTCCCTGGGCCCACAGCCACTCGTGGCGGCCGATGAGGTTTTCAGCCACATCTTGAAGAGACCTGACCGCGTTCTGCTCATCCTAGACGCCTTCGAGGAGCTGGAAGCGCAAGATGGCTTCCTGCACAGCACGTGCGGACCGGCACCGGCGGAGCCCTGCTCCCTCCGGGGGCTGCTGGCCGGCCTTTTCCAGAAGAAGCTGCTCCGAGGTTGCACCCTCCTCCTCACAGCCCGGCCCCGGGGCCGCCTGGTCCAGAGCCTGAGCAAGGCCGACGCCCTATTTGAGCTGTCCGGCTTCTCCATGGAGCAGGCCCAGGCCTACGTGATGCGCTACTTTGAGAGCTCAGGGATGACAGAGCACCAAGACAGAGCCCTGACGCTCCTCCGGGACCGGCCACTTCTTCTCAGTCACAGCCACAGCCCTACTTTGTGCCGGGCAGTGTGCCAGCTCTCAGAGGCCCTGCTGGAGCTTGGGGAGGACGCCAAGCTTCCCTCCACGCTCACGGGACTCTATGTCGGCCTGCTGGGCCGTGCAGCCCTCAACAGCCCCCCCGGGGCCCTGGCAGAGCTGGCCAAGCTGGCCTGGGAGCTGGGCCGCAGACATCAAAGTACCCTACAGCAGGACCAGTTCCCATCCGCAGACGTGAGGACCTGGGCGATGGCCAAAGGCTTAGTCCAACACCCACCGGGGGCCGCAGAGTCCGAGCTGGCCTTCCCCAGCTTCCTCCTGCAATGCTTCCTGGGGGCCCTGTGGCTGGCTCTGAGTGGCGAAATCAAGGACAAGGAGCTCCCGCAGTACCTAGCATTGACCCCAAGGAAGAAGAGACCCTATGACAACTGGCTGGAGGGCGTGCCACGCTTTCTGGCTGGGCTGATCTTCCAGCCTCGCGCCCGCTGCCTGGGAGCCCTAGTCGGGCCATCGGCGGCTGCCTTGGCGGACAGGAAGCAGAAGGTGCTTGCGAGGTACCTGAAGCGGCTGCAGCCGGGGACACTGCGGGCGCGGCAGCTGCTGGAACTGCTGCACTGCGCCCACGAGGCCGAGGAGGCTGGAATTTGGCAGCACGTGGTACAGGAGCTCCCCGGCCGCCTCTCTTTTCTGGGCACCCGTCTCACGCCTCCTGATGCACATGTACTGGGCAAGGCCTTGGAGGCGGCGGGCCAAGACTTCTCCCTGGACCTCCGCAGCACTGGCATTTGCCCCTCTGGATTGGGGAGCCTCGTGGGACTCAGCTGTGTCACCCGTTTCAG GGCTGCCTTGAGTGACACAGTGGCGCTGTGGGAGTCCCTGCGGCAGCATGGGGAGACCAAGCTACTTCAGGCAGCAGAGGAGAAGTTCACCATCGAGCCTTTCAAAGCCAAGTCCCTGAAGGATGTGGAAGACCTGGGAAAGCTTGTGCAGACTCAGAG GACGAGAAGTTCCTCGGAAGACACAGCTGGGGAGCTCCCTGCTGTTCGGGACCTAAAGAAACTGGAGTTTGC GCTGGGCCCTGTCTCAGGCCCCCAGGCTTTCCCCAAACTGGTGCGGATCCTCACGGCCTTTTCCTCCCTGCAGCATCTGGA CCTGGATGCACTGAGTGAGAACAAGATCGGGGACGAGGGTGTCTCACAGCTCTCAGCCACCTTCCCCCAGCTGAAGTCCTTGGAAACCCTCAA TCTGTCCCAGAACAACATCACTGACCTGGGTGCCTACAAACTCGCCGAGGCCCTGCCTTCACTCGCTGCATCCCTGCTCAGGCTAAG CTTGTACAATAACTGCATCTGCGACGTGGGAGCCGAGAGCTTGGCTCGTGTGCTTCCAGACATGGTGTCCCTCCGGGTGATGGA CGTCCAGTACAACAAGTTCACGGCTGCCGGAGCCCAGCAGCTCGCTGCCAGCCTTCGGAGGTGTCCTCATGTGGAGACGCTGGC GATGTGGACGCCCACCATCCCATTCAGTGTCCAGGAACACCTGCAACAACAGGATTCACGGATCAGCCTGAGATGA